The genomic interval taacatttgttaaatgtaaatctatttaGACATTTGAACGTAAAACGGAACgtacttgtatattttgtatgaaaattacttgttatgtaattttattatatatttcgacCTCGTGACTtacgtagtaataaaaatacatcgcttaaatatttttgtttgtacatttatttagtcAGGATAAagtaacattgaatatttattaatttgacacatttacaacaataatatatatagcacTAAATTGGTGATAATTGTCGAAGCATTTTCTGCTAGATAACCTTGAAACGTAAAGGAGAGAATGTTTGGAAGTGtgtcaaaaaataaaagtaaaataaaatagacttGTCTTCaacaaaatactatataaacatattatgtacatactatATTTGGGGGGGGGGGAGGCGGTTGGAGACGTCAATACATCTTACAACAATAATTGTCATGTAACATTTACAGGAATGTTTAAAGTGAAATTTAAACAACTTCTTCTTCTGTCTGGAAGTTAGGCTTCCATAGTTTTTATATGTTCTCTCTCGTCAGTATGTAACACGTATGACTCTTAGAAAGCCATTTTTACATAAGTGCGTTAATATCAGTCATTTGTCAATccactaatttatattaataatttcgtgcaggttaAGTAGATGTTTTAAATTGGCATTTAAGCTTGAAAcagtttaaaacatttacatttcgtgtttaattttgttcattGCCTAAGTACAATAACCTCTGTTACTATGCGCACatatcgatattaataatttcgtacagGTCTACGATAGATCTGATCAAAGTCTATCCACAGTTATAGATCGTTTTAAAATGATGACGTTTAGACCAATGCGATCCATAACCATTAAATCCAAAAcctattgaattgaataatatgccctaattgaaaaacaaaacataaatataaaatgttctttaaGACTCAAGACTTACGTCGATTTTGATTCAGATATACGAAGCGGAAAGATCTGAAGAATTGGTTTCCCATCAGTTAGACAAAACAGAGGCTCAGCCGCAGGAAGGATGGTACGAGCAAGATCCCttagaaatattacataatattaaaatgtgtgcTGAAAATGCTATCGACCAATTGGCTGAATTTGGTAAGTTTTGTTTTCTCAAtaatacgttatttaaatatgtttttttccaataatttgTATCACGTAATtcatccggctcgaaggaccgattttttgataatcaaaaaaatacttagttaTGCGTCTAGCTTCTTTAAAGACaaattataatagattaaaccacctttttcattttgtattataactTTTTGCAGGATATTCAAAAGACGACATAGTTGCCTTAGGTATTACAAATCAAAGGGAGACGACGATAGCATGGGATAAATTTACCGGCGAACCTCTACATCCTGCCATATGTAAGTTTTTTCAcaaattgttgtaatttttacCGTATTTTACACATCATCACATATTGTGATATGGGTGATTTCGGTCTTATTTCTTAATGTTATATAGTAGATGTTAAgttaaatagaaaaacaaaGACACAGCATTGTTAAAGAAATCACCCTCTAAACTCTAAACGAAAAAATTACGCTGTGATTTTTTACTAAACCTAGCTAACCtaactagtttataataatgttaaatgttaaatttatgaataaaacaacattataagTTTCTAAGCGTCAATAGCACAATGGTTTAGGggtcgcctagcgatgtaaaaatcGCAGTCGCCTGAattcttgggctattgtcgtccctactcctaacacaagtgataagcttaaaagaatGGGTAAAGAGGAATATTAGTAACtccattaattaatttggggtatTGATagctatcttttttttttaaattataaataattagttctcGCTctcggctttgctcgcgtgttTGTTCTTAAGGTTGTCGGGTCGTCATGTAGTCATAGTAAAATAACGTTTaagtttcgaaaaaaaaaacacaaatgttTGCTAATTGTGGAAGTAAAATAGTTGGTGAGTTGTAGTTGTCTATGCAGACGGgctttgcacaaagctctacctcAAAGTAGGCTTTATAGgtgtagattttttaatataaatatgggaTTTTGCCTTTCAGCATGGAACGATATCCGCACAGATAGCACAGTGGACGCGATACTGGCGAAAGTACCAGACCGCaacaaaaattatcttaaaaacatCTCAGGCTTACCAATCAGTCCCTACTTTAGTGCTCTGAAGATGAGGTGGTTGAAAGACAACATCAAGTCCGTGAGACGAGCGAGCAGGGATAAGAGGCTACTGTTTGGTACCGTCGATTCTTGGATTGCTTGGGTAAGTTTGGACCTTAACATGGACTCTTAGGAAAATTAAATTAGgaaaaaaacattatcaacCGGCTAAATACGAGtaggactcgcgcacgaagggttccttACCATTATCTATCTTTGGTAACGGAGCCCTAAAAAAGCGTAAACTTATATGGATTGCATAAAAATTGGTGTTCAATTCTaccatttttttactttaattgttgTACCACCACATGTTGTGGAGGAAGGGACGGATATCCTTAAATTAAATCTGGCTACGATATTCGGTATTTTATCTTAAACGTTATTCgtgaaataaaagattaaataaaatatattatttgtagaatTTAACCGGTGGCGTCCACGGCGGACTTCATATAACCGACGTGACAAACGCGTCAAGGACGCTACTCATGAATTTGGAAACACTGAACTGGGATCCAATGttatgtaggtatgtataaattaattttgatttacgGCCCTGAAGACTGTACATGATATCGTCCTGACTGTACACGATATCGTCTTGACTGTACATGATATCGTCCTGACTGTACATGATATCGTCCTGACTGTACACGATATCGTCTTGACTGTACATGATATCGTCCTGACTGTACATGATATCGTCTTGACTGTACACGATATCGTCCTGACTGTACATGATATCCTCCGGACTGTACATGATATCGTCCTGACTGTACATGATATCGTCCTGACTGTACACGATATCGTCCTGACTGTACATGATATCGTCCTGACTGTAGACGATATCGTCCTGACTGTACATTATATCGTCGTGACTGTTCATGATTTCGGTTACATCTCATATTCTTAATGAAAGATTAGTCAATTGCTCAGGACATATGTAACCACTAAACTATTGAAACAActcttcttggtggtagggctttgtgcaagcccgtctgggtaggtaccacccactcatcagatattctaccgccaaacagcagtactcagtattatatagtatatcagAAGACACAcgagcacaagggacacaacatctaagttcccgaggctggtggcgcattggtgatgtaaggaatggttaatatttcttaaagcgccattgtctatgggcggtagtgaccacttaccatcaggtgatctattttatcgtccgcctaccgatatcataaaaaaatcactctGGCAATCTTGTATGGCACTTTGGCACCTGGAATATTATCGTTGGTTCATTGATCACAATGGATTTTTTACTGCAAAGAAGGTAGGGTGAGAATAATTGGGCAATCACATCATTGCCACCCAGACGGGTAGGTGCAAAGACCTAGCACTAGTGTATCCAAATCCAAGAATGCCATTTAAATCCATTGATCCATTGACAGTATTTTcactgatttattattaacagttcATATGTACAGTTTCAATATGTTATATAAGTATCATTAAATTttcatcattagcagcctgtaaatttcccactgctgggctaaggcctcctctccctttgagggagaagctttggagcaccacgctgctccaatgcgttttggtggaatacacatgtggcagaatttcgttaaaattagacacatgcaggtttcctcacgatgttttccttcaccgccgagcacgagatgaattataaacacaaattaagcacatgaaaatcagttGTGCTTACTGGGCCACTTGTAGCGTATGgttatataagtatagtaaattttaaatagataatgttATTACAGATTGTTCGGCATACATAGAGAATCGTTACCACAGATACGTAGCAGTGCAGAAATATATGGAATAGTCAAGGATGGCTCAATTTTAGATGGAATTAGGATATCAGGGGTGAGTTCACACTTGAGCTGACTGGCTACGGCTGGGCTAAGACTTTATATCTTGTTACGGAATGCTGTCAGAGCTAAAATTGCAATGTTGGCTCACTTGAATGAGTagtttcttttactttttattatggGAGTATATTGGTGAGCCTCCAAAGGTTTCCTCTGTAAAAATAAGGTTAGAAACTTCCTCACACGTTGCCGGGGGTTCTAAGATGTTAAATTGCTCTGCAATTACACTGGGTCTAGAATAGGGCGCGCAGATATatcgaattaataatatgaGTAGTAAATCTCACCAATAGATCCTCGGCAACCAGCAGTCGGCGCTGGTCGGCCAGAACTGTCTCCAAGCCGGCCAAGCGAAGAACACGTACAGGACGGGCTGCTTCCTGCTGTACAACACGGGCACCCGGCGCGTCCAGTCCACGCACGGCCTGCTCACCACGGTGGCCTACAAGCTGGGGGCCGGCGCGCCCGCCGTCTACGCCCTGGAAGGTGCTTTTGGATGGCATTCATTAGCAACATTAGTTTAATCAGTGGACATTTTGTTCAGTATGTATCAATACAGCCGCTGTAGTTGTAGTTTGATTGAAATGTATTCATCAATCCTCAGGGTCGATAGCGGTCGCCGGCGGTGCGATGAAGTTCCTTCGCGACAACCTGAAGCTGATCAAAGACGTGACGCAGGATACTGAGCACATTGCGGGACAGGTGTTCTCGACCGGAGACGTCTATTTCGTGCCGGCTCTTAATGGACTCTACGCGCCGTACTGGCGGAAGGACGCTCGGGGGTAACTTCATTTTTGTAACTTCGTTTGTATCAAGAGGGCTcccttgttatttttttactggtTTCAGACCCTAGATCGGGTCGATAAacagttattgggttttttggcgggaaaaattctcagtaacagcccagaGTCTCGAAGTAGGATGTGTGCAGTGTACACTTGCCTCGGTgcataaagccgttggtcctgtgcCTGAAAGCTTTTTCAGTCGTATTGGATTTGCCGTCccgtcggattatgagagtgcacCGGTGTTTGAGCACACACTGGTGCATTGAATATGCCCTGCGAGATTGGCCACCGTGACCGTAACGGTCAGGACTACAATATCATGGAGAAGGCAGGTGTGAACGTACATTCAGTTATCAGTATCACATTTTATATATCAGCAGAATTACCctaaaaaatacaaagataatTTTCATAGAAAATACTAAGATTGCCACTCATATAGTCTAGCACCGTGTCgagtgatgttttatttttatttttttaaatctactttGATCTCACTCGaaacgttaattttatttatttatttataatacaaaactgtatacataagatcacttgtatatttttaaaacccaTATTGTATAGAAAACTTAGTTTCgacaaattttgtatttaaatccgAGCGTTCACCAGCCTTGCTCAATGTCTAAtccaatggcaggaggagtGCAGACAAATAaccaactttgaccttgaattgacataaCTTTGACATTTGAAGGTGGACATAGTGATATTCATTCCCAAATGAATGAATTAGCAAAAAAtacctaattttaattaattataaatgttcgTCCATTAATATATCACACCTGCTAGATTCTCGTGACGTCacatgtatactaatattatcaatgcgaaagtaactctgtctgtctgttgctctttcacggccaaactactgaaccgaatttgatgacattGAAACAAGctcgaactccaaggaaggacgtaGGCTCGTGCCCAACACTTAACGAGCCCCTAAAaagcgagcgacaactagttgtttacaaatcaattaaatgtttttcttcaattcTCTTCCAGTATCATCTGCGGTTTGACAGCATTTACGACGAAAAATCACATAATTCGAGCTGCTTTGGAAGCTGTATGTTTTCAAACAAGGTGAGTTACGTCAACAGttctaaatgatattataaatgcgaaactaagATATAGAAAAGCTTAACAAACTTAAGCTTAAGCTTAATAAaccaatgtttaaatataaataataattgttaagcaATTATAGAGTTTTGGCAAGTTTTTGAAGTGAAACTCTATGAGAGGTTAAGCGTATAGGTTGATTTGACCTGCAACGTTTATATGCGTaacgtttgaaaatatatgtttttattccgAAAACGGTCGACTTCACACAATgaaagaataatatttcattaaaataaccgctCGTAGCGAAATTAACCGTTCTGAACACACAAAGATAAATTGGATAATGATGCTCTAACGTGTTCCCTCTTCTTTCCAGGGATATCCTGGAAGCCATGAACAAAGACTGCGGCATGCCGCTGTCGAAGCTCCACGTTGACGGTCGGATGACTTCCAACGACCTCCTCATGCAGCTGCAGGCGGATCTCACCGGGATACCCGTGTGTgagttacatatatacatatatttatacatatacataacgATGTAGCACTAGAAAGTATCTAGTGAAGATTATATGTTGTGAGTATTTGAAGATTTTTACATATCGTTTCAGTGCGTGCGCAGTCGTGGGACATGTCCGCGCTGGGCGTGGGCGTGGCGGCGGGCCACGCGGTGGGCGTGTGGGCCGTCGAGCGCTGGCGACACCACGCCACGCCCACGCACACCTTCCTGCCCACCACCACGGATGACGGTCAGTGATCATCTATAACATCTTTGccgttttgtataataaatattgataattataacgAAAATAGTTTCAAAGATTTCGtacataaattgtaaaatactatattatttaatgattttaatgacCAGCcattcaaataaagtatattctgatTGTATTACAGACCGCGATGCGAGATACACGAAGTGGAAGATGGCGGTTCAACGGTCGCTGGGCTGGGCGAGTACGAAGAAGTCCATCACAATGACAGGTCAGGCCAAAAGAAAAAGTAGCATGTTCCAAAGCTCCGATACTCTGACCCCGCCCGACAGTAGGAAGACTTCCTGGGATGTAGACAATATAAAACCGGACATAGACAGCATTAAACCAGCCACCGACGAAGGCGTAGATAACTATATCGAAGAGCTAATTCAGTATTCGGCGCGGAAATTCTCGATTTTCGTCCCGCTTAAAGGTCCCAAAGACGAGCACACGATCTTAGACGACGCCGAGTATTATATGAGTAAAAAAGAATGCGACTACGACATGTGTCAGTGTTGCCAGGGCAAAAAAAAGATACATACCGACTGGAAGACGATTGAGGAAATAATTGAAAACGATCCCGAAATTATTTTCGATAGCGACGACAATCCGATAGTCGTCGAGCCGGTCAAAGATCATTTGTACGAACCGGCGCCGTTAGTTGGGACTAGTTTGAAAAAGCGTATGCAGTTGGAAAAATTGCccgtcatttttaaaaatatttgcaataagTTCACGAACACGTCTTTGACATGAAAATGCAATTTTTCCACGTTTATAACACatcgaatattttgattttaatcattgtttttttttttatgtagttgaTACTGTTATGTATAGGTGTACTACacgtatagttttaaattattttaattttaatatttgtaacggCTCACGTACAATAAGGCTACTAACTTGACCTcagaataaaagtattattttacctACTAAAggtctttaattttttcaactTTAATTTCACACTTGCATGATCTCGCATTAGTTTTAccaataatttttacttaaacaCATTCTAATATCCATGggaaattcataattaaaattattaatggaaTTCGATCATACAAaacatactaatttatttaaaaaaaaaaaaaaaaatattggacggAATGAAAATGAAGATTCACAAGTGCTTTTTTAATCAttgcaaaaaaacaaaagattcagttatttatttaatctttcagTTTTTGTTCGATTATTAAGCAATGTATACACAGGCCGTGGTCAGAAGTTTTCTCGGTGAAATTTTTACATTGATGACCGTATGGTTATTTCTAAAGGATATTATCTCATACATTCATCAGCGTCTCAGTACATTGATATCGTTCACATCTACTTtgccttaaatttaattttatcagtctTAAGTAGTTCTGTCTGGAATTAAATTGACTgtaacacatatatttatttaaaataaaagttagtgTTAGTAAGAAGTGAGTTCTTTTTCTCAATATGGTTTAAAATGCTCGGCTAACTTCGTGTACTCaaagataagttttttttttatatataaaaatataaatctttttgagACAAGGGACTTTATATCATAGACATGCTGACTATTTTCAGTGTATTGTCTTTTTCATTCTGTTAAACTAAAGTTTAAACTCGACATAAAACTCAGATACATAACTTCATTTATTTGGCCAGTAATTGAATACCACATGTTTTAAACGGAATAGTTGGTATAgttatatttcgtttaaatattatttaatgacttCATCCTATTAACATCGAATAAGAGACTAAGAAATTCGACGCGaaattttgtgataaaattgATAAACGTGCTTACGAACACACACATTGTGACGTCACTCCGATAGTTCTCCAATCGTAAATGACATTCAAATACcctataataaaatctaacttcatactttatattcaatatgatTCTATGGTCTAGTATTAAAAGGGCTTATATCAATAATCGCTTTTGGTAATCAAAATAGAAACAGCGAGGCGTTGactgttttatataacataagcttgtttgtgtttttaaatgttttgtccAATGGCAAGATTTTACTGAACTTATTTCATACCTTAGTACTGGGCCACCGAATTGTATACTTTCGTTGTACTAAACATATTTCAaagaaacgttttttttttttttaattgttctttataaCATTATGTGATTTTGAtcttttcatttcttttacagAAGAGAGATTCAAGCTATTGGCGTCTATTCCAGCTACGCTATATCTCATCGGTAGCTTCACGATGCTAGTCGTATCGAATATACTTAAGGATAGGTGATTAGTTAGTATAAAGATGCTTTACCACTGAAATTGTTGGCAATTTCTGTGTTTGCAACAGTTTACTCTTCGTATTGTCTTAAATTATTACACGACATTTTTGTTGGTAAACACAGTCATGTACCCGATTGTTGGTAACACACAAATTGCCAAGTTTCCTGTTGTGGACTCAGCTTAACATTAAAGGAGTGAACACACTAGCGCTATCTCACCTATGTGTTTGTCGATTCCAATCAAGTCCTTTCCATTAGGAGAATCTACTTTGATTGataggttttttaatataattaccgttctaattctttttttttaaaaaagatacaagatttgattttatatattttttttttaatttaaatattaacaataattgtaaataattaatctgtCAGTGAATTATATGGaatcttactaataatatatttgaaattacgcTTGCACCACTGGTCGCTATTCGGACCATAATTCAAGATCAATTATATCGTGAAGTAGAACTCAACGCTACAATCAGACGTAGCTTACTTGGGGtacttcttaataaatattttacattaaaaatatatactaagcaCCGtcgttgaatgtttttttttattctattggaATGCATAAAACATTCAACGCTTTCAAATATTTCGCTTGATTGTAATCTTGACGTATTATTTCCaatatcaaaaatgtatttattagcgCCAGTGTGTTCGACCCTTGACATGTTATTTTCTATTCCaaatacctaattaaaaaatcaaatcctATTTAAACAATAAGAATGCTCAGACAATACTTTTTCTATGtctccattattttttttttaattctcacaatcaattaaattatgacatatttatttagaatataaaactttgttaatttaatcgTTGACTAAATGTTGCATTTTTTGttgccatatttaaaaaaaaaagttcttttgaacaaagtaaaactttttatatctaaataaatagcTATGTGTTTTCTATATgtacctataataataatttaattgaaaatgtgaTTTACCCTAACATTAAAAATGTGAGtaagcatttattatttattagtcaatTTCATATATTCCTGTGTTCAAAGTAATTATtggattgaaatatttaaagaatcaaTTGTATAATTCTatcgattaatatttaaaccagACTCCGTAGTTAAGAAGTTTTATGCAT from Vanessa atalanta chromosome 26, ilVanAtal1.2, whole genome shotgun sequence carries:
- the LOC125073897 gene encoding glycerol kinase isoform X3 translates to MPVRDGTKKSLIGAIDDGTKTVRFVIYEAERSEELVSHQLDKTEAQPQEGWYEQDPLEILHNIKMCAENAIDQLAEFGYSKDDIVALGITNQRETTIAWDKFTGEPLHPAISWNDIRTDSTVDAILAKVPDRNKNYLKNISGLPISPYFSALKMRWLKDNIKSVRRASRDKRLLFGTVDSWIAWNLTGGVHGGLHITDVTNASRTLLMNLETLNWDPMLCRLFGIHRESLPQIRSSAEIYGIVKDGSILDGIRISGILGNQQSALVGQNCLQAGQAKNTYRTGCFLLYNTGTRRVQSTHGLLTTVAYKLGAGAPAVYALEGSIAVAGGAMKFLRDNLKLIKDVTQDTEHIAGQVFSTGDVYFVPALNGLYAPYWRKDARGIICGLTAFTTKNHIIRAALEAVCFQTRDILEAMNKDCGMPLSKLHVDGRMTSNDLLMQLQADLTGIPVLRAQSWDMSALGVGVAAGHAVGVWAVERWRHHATPTHTFLPTTTDDDRDARYTKWKMAVQRSLGWASTKKSITMTGQAKRKSSMFQSSDTLTPPDSRKTSWDVDNIKPDIDSIKPATDEGVDNYIEELIQYSARKFSIFVPLKGPKDEHTILDDAEYYMSKKECDYDMCQCCQGKKKIHTDWKTIEEIIENDPEIIFDSDDNPIVVEPVKDHLYEPAPLVGTSLKKRMQLEKLPVIFKNICNKFTNTSLT
- the LOC125073897 gene encoding glycerol kinase isoform X5, which produces MSFKRILRRQKRIYGDEMPVRDGTKKSLIGAIDDGTKTVRFVIYEAERSEELVSHQLDKTEAQPQEGWYEQDPLEILHNIKMCAENAIDQLAEFGYSKDDIVALGITNQRETTIAWDKFTGEPLHPAISWNDIRTDSTVDAILAKVPDRNKNYLKNISGLPISPYFSALKMRWLKDNIKSVRRASRDKRLLFGTVDSWIAWNLTGGVHGGLHITDVTNASRTLLMNLETLNWDPMLCRLFGIHRESLPQIRSSAEIYGIVKDGSILDGIRISGILGNQQSALVGQNCLQAGQAKNTYRTGCFLLYNTGTRRVQSTHGLLTTVAYKLGAGAPAVYALEGSIAVAGGAMKFLRDNLKLIKDVTQDTEHIAGQVFSTGDVYFVPALNGLYAPYWRKDARGIICGLTAFTTKNHIIRAALEAVCFQTRDILEAMNKDCGMPLSKLHVDGRMTSNDLLMQLQADLTGIPVLRAQSWDMSALGVGVAAGHAVGVWAVERWRHHATPTHTFLPTTTDDDRDARYTKWKMAVQRSLGWASTKKSITMTEERFKLLASIPATLYLIGSFTMLVVSNILKDR
- the LOC125073897 gene encoding glycerol kinase isoform X2; translated protein: MEDGDEMPVRDGTKKSLIGAIDDGTKTVRFVIYEAERSEELVSHQLDKTEAQPQEGWYEQDPLEILHNIKMCAENAIDQLAEFGYSKDDIVALGITNQRETTIAWDKFTGEPLHPAISWNDIRTDSTVDAILAKVPDRNKNYLKNISGLPISPYFSALKMRWLKDNIKSVRRASRDKRLLFGTVDSWIAWNLTGGVHGGLHITDVTNASRTLLMNLETLNWDPMLCRLFGIHRESLPQIRSSAEIYGIVKDGSILDGIRISGILGNQQSALVGQNCLQAGQAKNTYRTGCFLLYNTGTRRVQSTHGLLTTVAYKLGAGAPAVYALEGSIAVAGGAMKFLRDNLKLIKDVTQDTEHIAGQVFSTGDVYFVPALNGLYAPYWRKDARGIICGLTAFTTKNHIIRAALEAVCFQTRDILEAMNKDCGMPLSKLHVDGRMTSNDLLMQLQADLTGIPVLRAQSWDMSALGVGVAAGHAVGVWAVERWRHHATPTHTFLPTTTDDDRDARYTKWKMAVQRSLGWASTKKSITMTGQAKRKSSMFQSSDTLTPPDSRKTSWDVDNIKPDIDSIKPATDEGVDNYIEELIQYSARKFSIFVPLKGPKDEHTILDDAEYYMSKKECDYDMCQCCQGKKKIHTDWKTIEEIIENDPEIIFDSDDNPIVVEPVKDHLYEPAPLVGTSLKKRMQLEKLPVIFKNICNKFTNTSLT
- the LOC125073897 gene encoding glycerol kinase isoform X4; this encodes MSFKRILRRQKRIYGDEMPVRDGTKKSLIGAIDDGTKTVRFVIYEAERSEELVSHQLDKTEAQPQEGWYEQDPLEILHNIKMCAENAIDQLAEFGYSKDDIVALGITNQRETTIAWDKFTGEPLHPAISWNDIRTDSTVDAILAKVPDRNKNYLKNISGLPISPYFSALKMRWLKDNIKSVRRASRDKRLLFGTVDSWIAWNLTGGVHGGLHITDVTNASRTLLMNLETLNWDPMLCRLFGIHRESLPQIRSSAEIYGIVKDGSILDGIRISGILGNQQSALVGQNCLQAGQAKNTYRTGCFLLYNTGTRRVQSTHGLLTTVAYKLGAGAPAVYALEGSIAVAGGAMKFLRDNLKLIKDVTQDTEHIAGQVFSTGDVYFVPALNGLYAPYWRKDARGIICGLTAFTTKNHIIRAALEAVCFQTRDILEAMNKDCGMPLSKLHVDGRMTSNDLLMQLQADLTGIPVLRAQSWDMPTHTFLPTTTDDDRDARYTKWKMAVQRSLGWASTKKSITMTGQAKRKSSMFQSSDTLTPPDSRKTSWDVDNIKPDIDSIKPATDEGVDNYIEELIQYSARKFSIFVPLKGPKDEHTILDDAEYYMSKKECDYDMCQCCQGKKKIHTDWKTIEEIIENDPEIIFDSDDNPIVVEPVKDHLYEPAPLVGTSLKKRMQLEKLPVIFKNICNKFTNTSLT
- the LOC125073897 gene encoding glycerol kinase isoform X1, with translation MSFKRILRRQKRIYGDEMPVRDGTKKSLIGAIDDGTKTVRFVIYEAERSEELVSHQLDKTEAQPQEGWYEQDPLEILHNIKMCAENAIDQLAEFGYSKDDIVALGITNQRETTIAWDKFTGEPLHPAISWNDIRTDSTVDAILAKVPDRNKNYLKNISGLPISPYFSALKMRWLKDNIKSVRRASRDKRLLFGTVDSWIAWNLTGGVHGGLHITDVTNASRTLLMNLETLNWDPMLCRLFGIHRESLPQIRSSAEIYGIVKDGSILDGIRISGILGNQQSALVGQNCLQAGQAKNTYRTGCFLLYNTGTRRVQSTHGLLTTVAYKLGAGAPAVYALEGSIAVAGGAMKFLRDNLKLIKDVTQDTEHIAGQVFSTGDVYFVPALNGLYAPYWRKDARGIICGLTAFTTKNHIIRAALEAVCFQTRDILEAMNKDCGMPLSKLHVDGRMTSNDLLMQLQADLTGIPVLRAQSWDMSALGVGVAAGHAVGVWAVERWRHHATPTHTFLPTTTDDDRDARYTKWKMAVQRSLGWASTKKSITMTGQAKRKSSMFQSSDTLTPPDSRKTSWDVDNIKPDIDSIKPATDEGVDNYIEELIQYSARKFSIFVPLKGPKDEHTILDDAEYYMSKKECDYDMCQCCQGKKKIHTDWKTIEEIIENDPEIIFDSDDNPIVVEPVKDHLYEPAPLVGTSLKKRMQLEKLPVIFKNICNKFTNTSLT